Proteins encoded within one genomic window of Salipaludibacillus agaradhaerens:
- the accC gene encoding acetyl-CoA carboxylase biotin carboxylase subunit gives MLKKVLIANRGEIAVRIIRACKELNIQTVAVYSEADDDALHVRLADEAYCIGPVSSADSYLNFTNIMSVATLTEVDGIHPGYGFLAENADFAEICAACNITFIGPSPWAISQMGTKDVARTTMKKAGVPVVPGSEGLVETIEDGVSVAETIGYPVIIKATAGGGGKGIRVAHNEKELRKGISITQQEAQANFGNPGIYLEKYIEDFRHVEIQVLADNHGNTIHLGERDCTIQRRLQKLVEESPSPALSERVRAKMGEAAVKAAEAVNYAGAGTIEFIYDHNTEEFFFMEMNTRIQVEHPVTEMVTGVDLIKEQLLVASDEKLSYTQEEITFEGWAIECRINAENPDKNFMPSPGKIDMYLPPGGLGVRVDSAVFPGYTITPYYDSMVAKLITYGKDRNEAITKMKRALDEFVIDGVDTTIPFHRRLFEHDVFTGGHFNTKFLETYSLKSEDDE, from the coding sequence ATGTTAAAAAAGGTTCTGATTGCAAACCGTGGAGAAATAGCTGTTAGAATTATTAGAGCGTGTAAAGAATTAAATATACAAACCGTAGCTGTCTATTCAGAAGCTGATGATGATGCACTTCACGTTCGCCTTGCAGACGAAGCTTACTGTATTGGTCCTGTTTCTTCCGCTGACAGTTATCTCAATTTCACTAATATAATGAGCGTAGCCACGTTAACAGAGGTAGATGGTATTCATCCTGGATACGGCTTCTTAGCAGAGAACGCTGACTTCGCAGAAATTTGTGCTGCATGTAACATTACCTTTATCGGACCTAGTCCTTGGGCAATCAGTCAAATGGGTACAAAAGATGTTGCAAGAACAACGATGAAAAAAGCTGGTGTTCCAGTCGTGCCTGGTTCTGAAGGGCTTGTTGAAACAATTGAAGATGGCGTATCCGTTGCTGAAACAATCGGCTATCCAGTCATCATTAAAGCAACAGCAGGCGGTGGTGGAAAAGGGATTCGCGTTGCACATAATGAAAAAGAGCTTAGAAAAGGTATTTCAATCACTCAACAAGAAGCGCAAGCGAATTTTGGTAATCCAGGCATCTACTTGGAAAAATACATAGAAGACTTCCGGCATGTTGAAATTCAAGTGCTTGCAGATAACCATGGGAATACGATTCATCTTGGTGAGCGCGATTGTACGATTCAACGTCGGTTGCAAAAACTTGTAGAAGAGTCGCCATCACCAGCTTTGAGTGAGCGTGTGAGAGCCAAAATGGGAGAAGCAGCAGTTAAAGCAGCAGAAGCAGTTAACTATGCTGGAGCAGGAACCATTGAATTTATTTATGACCATAACACGGAAGAATTCTTTTTTATGGAAATGAATACGCGTATTCAAGTGGAACATCCTGTGACCGAAATGGTAACAGGTGTAGACCTTATAAAAGAACAACTTTTAGTTGCGTCAGATGAAAAGCTTTCCTATACTCAAGAGGAGATCACTTTTGAAGGGTGGGCGATTGAATGCCGCATTAACGCTGAGAATCCTGACAAAAATTTCATGCCTTCACCTGGTAAAATTGACATGTATCTTCCGCCTGGAGGACTAGGTGTTAGAGTGGATAGTGCTGTTTTTCCTGGTTATACCATCACTCCTTATTATGACTCAATGGTTGCGAAGTTAATTACTTATGGCAAAGACCGTAATGAAGCTATAACTAAGATGAAAAGAGCTCTTGATGAATTTGTGATAGACGGCGTGGATACAACCATTCCATTCCATCGACGCCTGTTTGAGCACGATGTGTTTACTGGTGGTCATTTTAATACAAAGTTTTTAGAAACGTACTCATTAAAGTCAGAAGACGACGAATGA
- the accB gene encoding acetyl-CoA carboxylase biotin carboxyl carrier protein: MLNIEEIRELIKLVDESSIDEFKYEHNGAKVAMKKNSAASTSYSTVPTPSSDSQKGVALSQHNETPDEKQTESVTPASNDSQGAETPPSAGLHTITSPMVGTFYNSPSPESDPYVKKGDRIGSDSVVCIVEAMKLMNEIEAEVKGEIVEVLVENGQLVEYGQELFLVKPE, translated from the coding sequence ATGCTAAATATTGAAGAAATACGTGAACTAATCAAGTTAGTTGATGAGTCGAGTATTGATGAATTTAAATATGAACATAATGGCGCCAAAGTAGCCATGAAAAAAAATAGTGCAGCGAGTACTAGTTATTCCACAGTACCAACGCCTTCAAGTGACTCTCAAAAAGGAGTAGCACTATCTCAACATAACGAGACGCCTGACGAAAAACAGACTGAAAGCGTGACACCTGCTAGTAATGACTCGCAGGGAGCTGAAACACCACCAAGCGCAGGGTTACATACCATAACCTCGCCGATGGTAGGGACATTTTATAACTCACCATCACCAGAGTCCGATCCTTATGTAAAAAAGGGAGATCGCATTGGAAGTGATTCAGTTGTATGTATCGTTGAAGCAATGAAGTTAATGAATGAAATTGAAGCTGAAGTCAAGGGGGAAATTGTTGAGGTCCTCGTTGAAAATGGACAGTTAGTCGAATACGGCCAAGAACTTTTCCTAGTGAAGCCGGAGTAG
- a CDS encoding SpoIIIAH-like family protein → MILKRQTVWLLTMLSLIIVLSVYYISMDRVQDPQTAVTDIEEATNDESMEEELEFEWVDGDDITFVELDDVEDVLGEAGLSEQMNTDEMFDTIRLQRQDARGRLNEEYTNVIVSAETDPEIQVEALEKIENLQAMSQQEEMVETIIRSKGYEDALVMTEDNQVNIYVKSNELTTEQVTEINQLAYEHLGIESIRVGFHAGD, encoded by the coding sequence ATGATTTTAAAAAGACAAACAGTATGGTTACTAACAATGTTAAGCTTGATTATTGTCCTTTCGGTGTATTATATTTCAATGGATCGCGTGCAAGATCCGCAAACAGCAGTTACAGATATTGAAGAAGCAACTAACGATGAGTCGATGGAAGAAGAATTAGAGTTCGAATGGGTAGATGGAGATGATATTACGTTTGTGGAACTAGACGATGTAGAGGATGTCTTAGGGGAGGCTGGATTATCAGAACAGATGAATACCGATGAGATGTTTGATACTATTCGCTTGCAGCGTCAAGATGCAAGAGGGCGTTTAAATGAAGAGTATACAAATGTTATTGTTTCAGCGGAAACTGATCCTGAAATCCAAGTTGAAGCACTTGAAAAAATCGAAAATCTTCAAGCGATGTCTCAGCAAGAAGAAATGGTGGAGACAATCATTCGGTCAAAAGGATATGAGGATGCTCTTGTCATGACAGAAGACAATCAAGTTAATATTTACGTAAAATCAAATGAATTAACAACTGAGCAAGTAACTGAGATCAACCAACTAGCATATGAACATTTAGGTATTGAGTCAATTAGGGTTGGGTTTCATGCTGGTGATTGA
- the spoIIIAG gene encoding stage III sporulation protein AG: protein MTRKRWETSIFQSFSLKNKGKKIRLIYLLGLLVIGVVLMIIGSLFNKEEAYEPTLMMNETDDERREDVTTFKSDEQSEESLDKEEYEAFYEKELTHALEEIVGVSNVTVMVNTTGTSRQIYQTNDSKKEQLTEETDSEGGSRKVTDSSIDEQVVIVRRGENEEPLLVESQKPDISGVLIVANGVDNIQVKTWVVEAVSRVLDIPSHRVSVMPRKQKEDAS, encoded by the coding sequence ATGACTCGAAAACGTTGGGAGACATCTATATTCCAGTCCTTTTCATTAAAAAATAAAGGAAAAAAAATCCGTTTGATATATTTACTGGGGTTATTAGTTATCGGAGTCGTCCTAATGATAATAGGAAGTCTTTTTAACAAAGAAGAAGCTTATGAGCCAACACTCATGATGAACGAAACTGATGATGAAAGAAGGGAGGATGTGACCACTTTTAAGTCGGATGAACAAAGTGAGGAATCTCTTGACAAAGAAGAATATGAGGCATTTTATGAAAAAGAATTAACTCATGCTTTAGAAGAAATTGTCGGTGTCTCCAATGTAACAGTGATGGTAAATACCACAGGTACAAGCAGACAAATTTATCAAACGAATGATTCAAAAAAAGAACAGCTCACAGAAGAAACAGATAGTGAAGGCGGTAGCCGAAAAGTCACCGATAGTTCTATAGATGAACAAGTGGTGATCGTTAGAAGAGGAGAAAATGAAGAACCATTACTCGTGGAGTCACAAAAGCCGGATATTAGTGGTGTTTTGATCGTGGCAAATGGTGTTGATAACATCCAAGTGAAAACGTGGGTAGTTGAAGCAGTTAGTAGGGTGCTTGATATTCCTTCACATAGAGTGTCGGTAATGCCAAGAAAACAAAAGGAGGATGCTTCATGA
- the spoIIIAF gene encoding stage III sporulation protein AF, which yields MGLVINWITNIILLILFATILELLLPNASTHRYIKLVIGLILLLILLQPVLSLFKMDTENVISQMEKWGQSINADMENIDDLEKSDIESVSLAYISEQVAVQLKKQANAKLVEEYGMTIIDVTVAFHSLHEPTDKENFAGIEVTIAPAGASEESVEGEGDDENIHIAKIEIENKAPEEVNTEEGEGTRDMRDRLSYLWEVPEDLITIYEEGGDNK from the coding sequence GTGGGGCTAGTGATTAACTGGATCACAAATATTATATTGCTTATATTATTCGCCACGATCCTTGAACTTTTATTGCCTAATGCTTCAACTCATCGGTATATTAAGCTAGTTATCGGGCTTATTTTATTGCTTATTTTGCTTCAGCCTGTTTTATCGCTTTTTAAAATGGATACTGAAAATGTTATTAGTCAAATGGAAAAATGGGGTCAATCAATTAACGCTGATATGGAAAATATAGACGACCTAGAAAAATCAGATATAGAATCCGTTTCTCTTGCATATATTTCTGAACAAGTGGCTGTCCAATTAAAAAAACAAGCCAATGCCAAGCTGGTTGAAGAGTATGGAATGACGATAATCGATGTGACTGTCGCGTTTCATTCTCTTCATGAACCGACAGATAAAGAGAACTTTGCAGGTATTGAGGTGACAATTGCGCCAGCTGGTGCTAGTGAGGAAAGTGTTGAGGGCGAAGGAGATGATGAAAATATTCATATTGCCAAAATTGAGATTGAAAATAAGGCACCAGAAGAAGTTAACACAGAAGAGGGGGAGGGGACACGAGATATGAGAGATCGCTTGTCATACTTATGGGAAGTTCCTGAAGATCTCATAACAATTTATGAAGAAGGCGGGGATAATAAATGA
- the spoIIIAE gene encoding stage III sporulation protein AE, translated as MKRTTIVCLFFSFFFTFTGTSLAEEDDSLSDEDLIEEQLNYLDLEEISDFWDIVRHEYDGFLPETQKKEFTELFRDNGHFSITEWLKGFLNYFFHEIITHGRLIGTLILLTVFSLILVHLQQAFEKHTISKVAYAVTYMVLMIIALNSFYVAVELTESTISTMSHFMTALIPLILVLMATVGSITSVSLFHPIIMFIVHTSGLFVQYFILPLLLLSTILSIVSTMTDHYKVSKLASLLRTIAVGSLGIFLTVFLGVMSVQGAAAAVTDGIAVRTAKFVTGNFIPVVGRMFTDAADTVMGASLLLKNTIGILGLLILLIVCTFPALKVLAISVIYSFASAILQPLGGGPVIECLAIIGKNILFVFATLAAVSLMFFLSITIMIISGNLSIMLR; from the coding sequence ATGAAACGGACAACGATTGTATGCCTTTTCTTTTCTTTTTTTTTCACTTTTACAGGGACGAGCCTTGCTGAAGAGGATGATTCACTCAGTGATGAAGACCTAATAGAAGAACAACTAAACTATTTAGATTTAGAAGAAATCAGTGATTTTTGGGATATTGTCCGTCACGAGTATGATGGCTTTCTTCCTGAGACACAGAAAAAAGAATTTACTGAACTATTTAGAGATAATGGGCATTTTTCTATTACAGAATGGCTAAAAGGGTTTTTAAATTATTTCTTTCATGAAATTATTACACACGGCCGATTAATAGGAACATTAATTTTATTAACTGTCTTTAGCTTAATACTCGTTCATCTTCAACAAGCATTTGAAAAGCATACGATTAGCAAAGTGGCTTACGCCGTGACATATATGGTTTTAATGATCATTGCCCTTAATAGTTTTTATGTGGCAGTTGAACTCACGGAATCAACTATCTCAACAATGAGTCATTTCATGACAGCTCTTATTCCATTAATACTCGTGCTGATGGCAACAGTAGGCAGTATCACCTCTGTCTCCCTTTTTCATCCTATCATTATGTTTATTGTTCATACAAGCGGGTTGTTCGTCCAATATTTTATCCTACCTCTTTTATTACTTTCTACAATCTTATCTATCGTAAGTACGATGACAGATCATTATAAAGTATCGAAACTTGCAAGTTTATTACGAACAATCGCCGTGGGCAGCTTAGGCATTTTCTTAACAGTTTTTTTAGGTGTTATGTCTGTGCAAGGGGCAGCAGCAGCAGTAACTGATGGCATTGCAGTTCGGACAGCCAAATTTGTCACAGGAAATTTTATTCCCGTAGTTGGGAGGATGTTTACAGATGCGGCTGATACCGTCATGGGTGCTTCATTGCTTTTGAAAAATACAATCGGTATTTTAGGCTTGTTGATTTTGCTTATTGTATGTACGTTTCCTGCCTTAAAAGTATTGGCTATCTCCGTCATCTATTCGTTTGCATCAGCGATCTTACAGCCTTTAGGAGGTGGTCCTGTTATCGAATGTTTGGCTATTATCGGAAAAAATATATTGTTCGTCTTTGCGACTTTAGCCGCCGTTTCTCTCATGTTTTTTCTCTCGATCACAATAATGATTATTTCCGGTAATTTATCGATTATGCTTAGATGA
- the spoIIIAD gene encoding stage III sporulation protein AD, producing MEIIQIVGLGMITTFLALVIKEQKPIFAFLLTIFTGVIIFAFLIDKIALLIEMIETLATEADINLVYVQTIFKIIGIAYIAEFGAQIARDAGQGSVASKIELAGKVLIMIMAIPIISVIIETVLTLIPAAMGDGG from the coding sequence ATGGAAATTATCCAGATTGTCGGTTTAGGGATGATTACAACGTTCCTAGCTCTTGTTATTAAAGAGCAAAAACCGATCTTTGCCTTTCTTCTTACTATTTTTACTGGTGTTATTATATTTGCCTTTTTAATAGATAAAATTGCCCTATTAATTGAAATGATTGAAACATTAGCTACTGAAGCGGACATTAATCTCGTTTACGTACAGACGATCTTTAAAATTATTGGAATTGCCTATATTGCAGAATTTGGTGCGCAAATTGCAAGAGATGCTGGTCAAGGCTCAGTAGCATCTAAAATTGAATTGGCTGGAAAAGTTCTCATTATGATTATGGCAATCCCTATTATATCTGTCATTATAGAGACCGTATTAACACTCATTCCGGCTGCGATGGGGGATGGAGGATGA
- the spoIIIAC gene encoding stage III sporulation protein AC — translation MNYDVGLIFQIAGVGIVVAMIHTVLKQMGKEEIANWVTLIAFVVVLYMVATVIDDLFQKIRSVFLFQS, via the coding sequence TTGAACTATGATGTAGGGTTAATTTTTCAAATAGCGGGTGTTGGGATCGTTGTGGCAATGATTCATACTGTTTTGAAACAAATGGGGAAAGAAGAAATTGCCAATTGGGTAACACTCATTGCCTTTGTTGTTGTTCTTTACATGGTAGCGACAGTTATCGATGATCTATTTCAAAAAATAAGAAGTGTCTTTTTGTTCCAAAGCTGA
- the spoIIIAB gene encoding stage III sporulation protein SpoIIIAB — MMWLGAAIIILTSTGVGWELSKRLERRTTLLRHMKVALETLDTEVTFAMIPLWEAFEQIAKQLPAPAKDFLNGVSTRLKDNEESTQQAWEEELNYWKTDVDLDAKDIDILKQFGQTLGRQDIEGQRKQIQLTQAYLETMEQTALETQKKYESMYRSLGLLGGLLLVIMLL; from the coding sequence ATGATGTGGCTAGGGGCGGCTATCATCATTCTGACGTCTACTGGAGTAGGGTGGGAATTGTCAAAAAGATTAGAAAGACGAACGACATTGCTACGTCATATGAAAGTAGCCCTTGAAACTCTTGATACAGAAGTGACTTTTGCCATGATACCGTTATGGGAAGCATTTGAGCAAATAGCCAAGCAACTCCCTGCTCCTGCTAAAGATTTTCTAAACGGAGTTTCAACACGCCTAAAAGACAATGAAGAATCCACACAACAGGCATGGGAAGAAGAGTTAAATTATTGGAAAACAGATGTTGACCTTGATGCAAAAGACATTGATATTTTGAAACAATTCGGACAAACGTTAGGAAGGCAAGATATTGAAGGGCAGCGTAAACAAATTCAATTAACTCAAGCATATTTAGAAACAATGGAGCAGACAGCTTTGGAAACTCAAAAAAAATATGAATCTATGTACCGCAGTTTAGGCCTTTTAGGGGGTTTATTATTAGTGATTATGCTTCTTTAA
- the spoIIIAA gene encoding stage III sporulation protein AA — MEEVMRIVPKVVKNFLKAYTDKDWQTIEEIRLRIGKNIEVVRTNGSPLSETSPLFTEQDATMMLSLLSQHSLYRLEEELRRGYITISGGHRVGIAGRVVVETGKVKGLREIGSFNIRIAKQKVGVSEPYINAIYKRDKWLNTLIIGPPKTGKTTLLRDLARQISQGIESKGIRARNVAIIDERSEIAGCIRGVPQHHFGSKIDVLDACPKAEGMMMMIRSMSPDVLIVDEIGREEDVTAVMEAVYAGVTVISTVHGDSVRDVVRRPTIKQLITHEAFHSAIELTHVGKRGTNISLAPSALNNNVVLRT; from the coding sequence ATGGAAGAAGTGATGCGCATTGTCCCGAAAGTTGTGAAAAATTTCTTGAAAGCATATACGGATAAAGATTGGCAGACGATAGAGGAAATACGGTTGAGAATTGGTAAAAATATTGAAGTAGTAAGAACCAATGGCTCACCGTTATCCGAAACTTCTCCTCTATTTACAGAGCAAGACGCAACAATGATGCTTTCTCTTTTAAGCCAACATTCTCTTTATCGGCTGGAAGAAGAATTAAGACGAGGTTATATTACTATTTCAGGAGGGCACAGAGTAGGAATTGCTGGAAGAGTCGTGGTTGAAACAGGTAAAGTGAAAGGTCTTAGGGAAATTGGCTCATTTAATATTCGTATCGCTAAACAAAAAGTCGGCGTTAGTGAACCTTATATTAATGCCATCTATAAACGAGATAAATGGCTAAACACGTTAATTATCGGACCACCAAAAACAGGGAAGACCACATTATTAAGAGATCTGGCAAGGCAAATAAGTCAAGGCATAGAAAGTAAGGGAATCAGAGCCAGAAATGTAGCTATTATTGATGAGCGGTCTGAAATTGCCGGATGTATCCGTGGTGTCCCACAGCATCACTTTGGTTCTAAAATAGATGTGCTGGATGCCTGTCCAAAAGCTGAAGGCATGATGATGATGATACGGTCAATGAGTCCAGACGTCCTCATTGTGGATGAGATAGGCAGGGAAGAAGATGTTACTGCTGTAATGGAGGCAGTATATGCGGGCGTTACAGTCATTTCAACGGTGCACGGAGATTCAGTTAGAGATGTTGTAAGAAGACCTACTATAAAACAACTGATCACACATGAAGCCTTTCATTCAGCTATTGAATTGACTCATGTTGGCAAGAGAGGGACTAACATCTCCTTGGCCCCCTCTGCATTAAATAATAACGTGGTGTTAAGAACATGA
- the efp gene encoding elongation factor P, with protein sequence MISVNELKTGLTIEVDGDIWQVMEFQHVKPGKGAAFVRTKLRSMRNGSIQEKTFRAGEKVAKAHLENSKMQYLYSSGDTHSFMNTSTYEQLELSSAQIENQLKYLKENMEVHILQYQDEILGVEVPNTVELTVTETEPGIKGDTASGGTKPATLETGLTVQVPFFVNEGDVLVIDTRDGKYVSRA encoded by the coding sequence ATGATTTCTGTTAATGAGTTAAAAACAGGTTTAACAATCGAAGTAGACGGGGATATTTGGCAAGTTATGGAGTTCCAACACGTCAAGCCAGGTAAAGGAGCTGCCTTTGTCCGAACAAAATTACGTAGTATGAGGAACGGTAGTATTCAAGAAAAAACATTCCGTGCAGGAGAAAAGGTAGCAAAAGCACACTTAGAAAATAGTAAAATGCAATATTTATATTCAAGTGGGGACACGCATTCGTTTATGAATACATCGACATATGAACAACTTGAATTATCTAGCGCTCAAATTGAAAACCAACTTAAATATTTGAAAGAAAATATGGAAGTGCATATTTTGCAGTATCAAGATGAAATCCTTGGTGTAGAAGTTCCTAATACAGTTGAATTAACTGTAACAGAGACAGAACCTGGTATTAAAGGGGATACGGCTTCAGGGGGAACGAAGCCAGCGACCCTCGAGACGGGGTTAACTGTCCAAGTACCTTTTTTTGTTAATGAAGGTGACGTACTAGTTATTGATACGAGAGATGGTAAATATGTGTCACGAGCCTAA
- a CDS encoding M24 family metallopeptidase has translation MDRLNGLRQQFKENGIDGILITNPYNRRYLTGFTGTAGVVVVSDGKAKLITDFRYIDQAQEEVVEFEVIQHNRALHEEVASQVKEMGITRLGFEKNVLTYSHYDTYKATINCELIPVSELVENLRLIKSDEEVAIIQEAVDIADAAFSHIQSYLRPGVKEIDISNELEFFMRKNGAVSSSFDIIVASGYRSALPHGVASDKVIEKGELVTLDFGAYYKGYCSDITRTVAIGEPSSQLRDIYETVLQAQLIGVNHIKAGLTGKEADALTRNYINEKGYGQYFGHSTGHGLGMEVHEAPGLSHRSDKRLKAGMIVTVEPGIYMTGIGGTRIEDDILITDNGNNILSKSSKELLILGE, from the coding sequence GTGGACCGTTTAAACGGCTTACGTCAGCAATTTAAAGAGAACGGTATCGATGGTATTCTCATAACTAACCCTTATAATCGACGTTATTTAACGGGATTTACTGGGACAGCTGGAGTAGTTGTTGTGTCAGATGGAAAAGCGAAACTCATTACAGACTTCCGTTATATAGACCAGGCGCAAGAAGAGGTCGTTGAGTTTGAAGTTATTCAACATAATAGAGCACTCCATGAGGAAGTCGCTAGCCAGGTTAAGGAGATGGGGATCACGCGGCTGGGCTTTGAGAAGAATGTTTTGACATACAGTCATTATGATACATATAAAGCGACGATAAATTGTGAACTAATCCCTGTTAGTGAGCTAGTAGAGAATTTGCGCTTAATTAAGTCGGATGAAGAGGTTGCTATCATTCAGGAGGCCGTTGATATTGCTGATGCCGCTTTTTCTCACATTCAATCTTATTTGCGTCCTGGTGTTAAAGAAATTGATATATCTAATGAACTTGAATTTTTCATGAGAAAAAATGGGGCCGTTTCTTCATCATTTGATATCATCGTCGCATCAGGCTACAGATCAGCATTACCCCACGGTGTGGCCAGTGATAAAGTGATTGAGAAAGGGGAGCTTGTCACGTTAGACTTTGGAGCGTATTATAAAGGATACTGCTCCGATATTACAAGAACCGTGGCAATTGGTGAACCTTCATCGCAATTAAGAGACATTTACGAGACGGTTTTACAAGCTCAATTAATAGGGGTAAACCATATAAAAGCAGGCCTTACAGGAAAAGAAGCTGATGCCCTTACGCGTAATTATATTAATGAGAAAGGTTATGGTCAGTATTTTGGCCATAGCACTGGCCATGGATTAGGAATGGAAGTACATGAAGCACCAGGACTCTCTCATCGTTCAGATAAGCGCCTAAAAGCAGGTATGATCGTAACTGTTGAACCTGGAATATATATGACAGGAATAGGTGGAACGAGGATTGAAGACGATATTTTAATCACTGATAACGGTAATAATATTTTATCCAAGTCATCTAAAGAGTTACTTATTCTTGGAGAGTAA
- a CDS encoding YqhR family membrane protein has product MDKKNKHSKQSDSFSSTTAMIGFVGGLFWSFIGYVAYLLNFVSFGPSFLLMPWALGTWKYTQTGQWVGILFIGILSIGIAFIYRALFAKVNKFWPGLVFGGILWVLTFVLLYPLYEHAENVVKYDVNSNVTSLSLFVLYGLFIGYSISYEYHEQMLENEQTIQE; this is encoded by the coding sequence ATGGATAAAAAAAATAAACATTCAAAGCAAAGCGATTCATTCAGCTCAACCACTGCGATGATCGGCTTTGTAGGAGGACTATTTTGGAGCTTTATAGGTTATGTTGCGTATTTACTGAATTTCGTCTCATTCGGCCCCTCTTTCTTATTAATGCCGTGGGCGTTAGGAACATGGAAATACACCCAAACTGGACAGTGGGTTGGTATTTTGTTTATCGGTATTTTGTCTATAGGCATTGCATTTATATACCGGGCATTATTTGCTAAAGTCAATAAATTTTGGCCTGGACTAGTGTTTGGCGGTATCTTATGGGTGCTGACCTTTGTATTACTTTACCCATTATACGAACATGCAGAAAACGTGGTTAAATACGATGTTAATTCTAACGTAACGTCACTCTCTTTATTTGTATTATACGGCTTATTTATTGGCTATTCTATTTCTTATGAATATCATGAACAGATGTTGGAAAATGAGCAAACTATTCAAGAATAA